The Flammeovirga agarivorans genome has a window encoding:
- a CDS encoding ROK family transcriptional regulator — MIKKMPKVKENKKVGKVSIKKQIRKNQILQLLLQEGTMSPSEVTTKTELTLPMSSALMKELAEEGYVTLKELQTEKNVGRPPTTYVINPEGGFFFGVKVGLRKTRIILLDLQNNERYFHSEDTIDIKNSEEFLGRLIKTIKKIIKTQKIPFERIIGVGIAVPGLVNSKDGRSISYFNDLKMSLKEYMEEALQLNVEIENDVNAISLGELHFGDAQDAKDVLCINLDKGIGMGVIINGELFTGANGLAGELGHIRIDDRGKMCYCGKKGCLETFASGEALVEEMRDFIHENNASRTESILKELGKEDIDLDAFIEVVLSGDQVGIELTEKAGESIGKAIGILINLFNPQKIILGGKLSQLKEYILFPVKSSVIKHSLPEAFAQANINYSNIRRKAGCLGATTLVSDKVFQPSKAAMQFV, encoded by the coding sequence ATGATAAAGAAAATGCCGAAAGTGAAAGAAAATAAAAAAGTAGGCAAAGTTTCAATTAAGAAACAGATCAGAAAAAATCAAATACTACAGTTATTACTACAAGAAGGAACAATGTCGCCCTCTGAAGTAACAACCAAAACTGAACTAACTTTGCCAATGTCTTCTGCACTAATGAAAGAACTAGCAGAAGAAGGATATGTAACACTAAAAGAACTACAAACAGAAAAAAACGTTGGTAGACCACCCACTACCTATGTCATTAATCCTGAAGGAGGCTTTTTCTTTGGAGTTAAAGTCGGCTTAAGAAAAACGAGAATTATACTACTGGACTTACAGAATAACGAAAGATATTTCCATTCAGAAGATACCATAGATATTAAGAACTCCGAAGAGTTTTTGGGACGATTGATCAAGACCATTAAGAAGATTATCAAGACACAAAAGATTCCTTTTGAGAGAATTATAGGTGTCGGAATTGCCGTTCCGGGCTTGGTGAATAGTAAAGACGGTAGATCGATTTCTTATTTCAATGATTTAAAAATGTCGTTGAAAGAGTATATGGAAGAAGCCTTACAACTGAATGTAGAAATCGAAAATGATGTAAATGCCATCAGTTTAGGAGAACTGCATTTTGGTGATGCACAAGATGCCAAAGATGTGTTGTGTATCAACCTAGATAAAGGTATCGGTATGGGTGTGATTATCAATGGGGAGTTGTTTACCGGTGCCAATGGTTTGGCAGGGGAGCTGGGCCATATCCGTATCGATGATCGAGGAAAAATGTGTTATTGTGGTAAGAAAGGATGTCTCGAAACGTTTGCTTCTGGTGAAGCATTGGTAGAAGAGATGCGTGATTTTATCCATGAGAACAATGCCAGTAGAACAGAAAGTATCCTAAAGGAATTAGGCAAAGAAGATATAGATCTGGATGCCTTTATAGAAGTTGTACTCTCGGGCGATCAAGTTGGTATTGAACTGACAGAAAAAGCGGGTGAGTCTATCGGTAAAGCCATTGGTATCTTGATCAACTTATTTAATCCGCAAAAAATTATCCTTGGTGGAAAACTAAGCCAATTAAAAGAATATATACTGTTTCCTGTTAAATCCTCTGTGATAAAACACTCATTACCAGAGGCCTTTGCACAAGCGAATATTAATTATTCGAATATACGCCGAAAGGCAGGTTGTTTAGGGGCTACTACTTTAGTCTCGGATAAGGTATTCCAACCTTCCAAAGCAGCCATGCAATTTGTGTAA